ATTGAAAACCCATGAAAAGGGATTACACCTGTGCAAATTAAATGTTTCAGTCAGAGCCGTTAATACACAAACATTTATTGTATTAGCAATGTAGATAAGCAGCATATAGTTTTGTCTTCATACAAAACTTTCACTGATGACCAAAATATTATATGTGAATAAGTAAgaaaatatctcaaaatattgtatttttgttgtttcctatataaaataatatgatgTGAATGTAAAGTTGCAGGCTCACCGTTGGGAGGATAAACAACAGCACACTCCTCATCTCCTCCTCTACCtattagacagacacacagatcaATCACTAAACTGGACTTACAGCACAGTGTAAGGGTTTCCTAATCACTACTGCCATGCACATGCACAGGTATCTGTGTGCAGATACGTTGCATTAGGTCATTTGAGTTAAGTGGCACTCCTGTGAGTTAATGTGATGATGTGATGTGTCTAAGCGTGTGTGTCCTTGGTAAAGGCCACATCATCTCACCCTGGATGAAGGATTTAGGAGGAGTGGCACTGTTGTATTTGAAGTGCTCCAAGACGGCGGTGTCTCgggagaaacacagcaacacCTGCGAACACACAGGCTTGGTATCACATGctcacacccatacacacatgtatgcatgGATTACTTGCACAATATGTAATAATTATCCTTGCCTGACGACAGGGGATAAAGGAGACATGTAGTTAATACACTTATTTTTTGCTCTGGCCTTGAGCAGCCTTGCCCTTCCTTTTGGGTAAAAAATCTATTAAACCAGAACACCTGGAGCCAGCGGTAGACATTAACAGAGGCTCAGGTAACAGCTTGTTTCACAAAATGACCCTATAAGTGGGAGCCCTTTCCATTACAGTCCAATTTATGTGCCTTTTTGAGAATTGATTTCATTTCCAGAGTTTATTAATAGGAGACTACTAGAAACTAAAATTACCGCCTTGCGGTTGTATGCCTCCGGCAACCAGTGAAGTTgtagtttacatccatgtccgTCCAGACTAAAATAATAGTGTATTTTTTGGCGAAACATGGATGCTTCACATACATCTTCAACctggcagcacagaagatcttTACAATCACCACGGTTTCAAGGTGGGCACCCAGTATTACTGTCACCAATTCAGTATCTGAACAAACGTCTCCCGttctgttcctgagttatggcgttgaataatggccagaaaagtgttttatgATGCCACAGTGAAGTTAACATTGGACCTTTTGGATATAAAAGTAATCACTTCATCATTTTAtcctattagacatttgtgtAAAATCTTGTCATAATTAGTGTATGAATTCTTGAGTTATGACCAAAAATGCATTTTGTGAGGTCACAGGgaccttgacctttgacctccaaaATCTAATCAGTTCATCCTTGAGTCCTAGTGGACGCCTGTGCCAAATGTAAAGAAATTCACTCCAGGGGGTCCTGAGATATATCAAGTTCACAAGAATGGGACGGATCatacggacagacagacaacccGAAGACATAATGTCTCCAGACACGGCTGTCGCCGGGGCAGAGGCATGACAACGGCAAATGAGGACAATAGCACGTGAATCTAGGCTGCCTCTTGTCTGAGCTAGTTGCCGGGTACAAAAACAGGGTGGTCTACCGTCAAACTTCAAGTATTTTTGTCTGTGATAGATTGTATACTGGGAGGCAGCACAAAGTTTAATAAATGTTCATCTTTAAAAACCATTAGTTGAATGAATAGCTCAGTATATGTTGTATCTACTTCATGTAATTTGAAAGACCAGAAGGGCATTTTATTTAGTATAAACTCTAAACTCTTGTAGATGTACCCTAATCAGGTAGAGACCATCTATATCCTGCAATGAAAggtatttattttaatgaacCATAAATGAACACTCATAAACATCCACAATGTGACGTCTCTTTAAACATTGAGATGGGAAATTGCACTTCTTTAAGCTTCCTATGCTTTCCTCAAGCATAACTTGTGTGAATCCACACTCACCCCACAACGAGTGGATTCTTTCACTGCCTAGAGAGTTTCCCATCAGTTAATATTGACCGTGATAACGGAGCTTTGTTCTTGCTACACCTGTGTACTCATCGGTTAGCCACACCAAGGAGCATGACATATTAACAGCTGCTGAATAAACTGGTTGCCAAGTATATATGCTTAAATGCTCGCTATCAGCACCAAAGGCAAACAGAGCGATGACTACCAGAGAAGCTAGAGATCACAGGCCGTACCCTTGTCTGGGATGAATAGGTAACTTTAGGTGAAGAGGAATGCTGTCATGCAGTAACTGTTCTTCCATGACAGTGACAAATAAATCATTGGCAATGCTTAATCTCTTATTTAGTGGAATGAAGATGTTTAGTTTTGAATAgccagtggtttaatttaataatttgtaGGAGCCCATGTAACTATGTTGAAATGCTGACTTCTTAAATAGAGGTGATAAAGAGCTATTACCCTTATAAAAAATAGTCAAGGTTTAAGTTTAAGAGTCAAGGTTACATGCTTTGTGTATTTAAGGTTCGGAAAACAAACAATTATGTGCTAAAGTTAGAACAGTTTTAGTAATTTAAAATGAGAGATTTTTGTATGTGTGCTCTCCTCACTGGTTTGATGAGGGCTCAGTTGAGATAAAGGTGATTGTTGCCTATTTTATTATGGATATTTGATGTTATAGAGAACACTTACAAATTGAAACAGAAGTATATAGGGCAAGAGTACTAATATGGTAAGTAATTAGAAATGAAGAGCTGAACTGTGAGAGAACAGACCCTACCTGATAGAGGAAATCTTCAAACACAAAGTAGTAGTCGTCATTACTGGCGGTGAGCTTCACATCCTGGTGGGCAGGGGATTTGGAATTAAATTTGATCTCAAATGTCGAAGaagaatgtaaatgtaaatgttacagctaacagctaatttcaCTAATAttagaaaagtaaaagaaaacagtAGGTACAATAAATATGTATACAGAGATTGTGTGTATCAGAAAATATTTCCAGGGAACAACCTTGGTATTAAAGTTAATGTTACACAGGACAAATGTCTTGGTGATGGGACTCAAATTCACTAGAAAACCAAAGCTTTCAGTGTGTTTAtaataggggtgtaagaaaaaatcaatacacttgagtatcgcgatattttattttgcaatactgtatagattttcaattttttttttacgttcaaaaatattcatctaagacagtggttcatgtTTATggtgtgtttaaaccccctactgctagatggctatgctgagacacaccactagtgtccttgcctagcagtgcctgactttttgctagaagctaacaatgtagctattgctgaactttggcctactttagcttATAaaaattagctcactaagaacctgtgaaccacaatcccaaactggtagtttgattttctgtgtactgaattgtttacctaaagtaaacttctttgacttttatgaacatcatgtctttttttaaatattagtttttctaaaatgatactttaaaaaaatcccaatatatcacCTTACGCatagtatcgaaatatattgcaatatactgaatcgtgacccatgtatcgtgatacgcatcgtatcgccagattcttgccaatacacagccctagtttttaatTTACTGTAACTTCTTGGCTATGCAGcttcataaacataaacagtgACAGTGTAGAGGAGTGTACCTTATAGATGAGGTTGTCCACCAGCAGATCATGCTGTATAACTCCAGCCGTCAGCTGTTCATAATGCATCACATCCTAGAACGGCAGAGATCAAACATGATTTATGTGTGCAATAACTTGCATGAATATTATATCCAGAGCCCTGTATGTGTGGTCTTGTTGATGAATTAAATTGTtgacaaaatgtttgtttacaaagtTGGTGTTAATCCTATAATAGGATTGTCTGGACAAAGTGAATGTCAGTCTGATAAATATGGTACGTAAAAGATTACCCTCTTAACGAATACTGTTAAATCAAGTCTATGTATTCTGACGGCGATGACAGAAGGATTAAACCAAGCTTAATGGATGCGTATCTTGTTTCCGAACACATGGTTAAACTCAAACGTGTCTCCGGTTTAAGACAGGTCAGATCAGCGCTGCGGATGTGAggagaacagaaacagagatgGTCATTTTGACAGCTGAGGTAGAAAACTGAAACCATTATGGGAATATGGACAGCATCAGTGGAAGATTGAAAATAAGTTCTGCTAAAATACTTGAAAGTGATTATATATATTGGAAATAAGGGTCACGGCAGTTCACTACTGCAATTCGTAGAGAATAAAATCTACCTATAATGAGGGCAAGACAGCAGAGAATAGTGACACCACCCAGACTAGGTCTTCTCTGACAAAACTTGATGAACTCATTCAAAGTTATTTTACGTGTATTTAACCTAAATGgcaataattgtttttttgtgttggatAAACAGACAAAGAACCTCACATTAGTTCTTTTGGTGTTTGTAAAGCAATAGTCGGTCATCTTAAGCAATTAACAAGATGCAGGTTACACAATTGTGCACTACTCAAAAAAACAGAAGCAATACACATACTGTCCTTAGCCAACTCTGACTGTTTAATCTGTTTGCCCTTGAGCCGTCCAGAGCCATTCTAACACTCTCCAGACCTCAGTAAGTCTCCCTCAGAAATCAATCTTCCCATGACAAGCATTGTTTTAATCAACTTGGCCTCAACGGGGGGGGGATTCTGGACTCCAGCGTTTACACAGCACTTTGCCACACAGGCAGGCAGCTGCTCTGTTTGGGCTAACAGTGCTAAATCGCCAGCATTTGATTATTTTAGCATTTGTACACACAGGACAAGCCACAGCTAAGATAAAGCTAAGATAAACAGGACAGGGGGTTAATACACAGATTATTTTGCAGGTTAGTTGGAGTCTATGTTGGTTTTTACTGTACAGTGTAAATCCCAGAATACAAAAGTAACAGTCCAATTGGAATTCTCCACTGAAACAAATACACAAGAAGCCCAAAAAAGATCTGACCATTAACTGTGAAAACTTCACCTTGTAGTAAACATGCTGTTTGGGAATCACTGCAGCTGTGTGTGCACGGCTGCTTTATAACAAACACTGACAGCTGACAGCCGCCACCAGAGGGGTGTACCACAAAACAAGTTCGACAGAGCCAGGCTTTCTTAGTGTTAGCTGGCTCAACAAAGTCTAAAATCCCGATCAGAGATAACGGGTACCACAAAGGTGGTTATCAGCTTGCTTTGTCAACTCGGGCTTTCATCCTCAGGCACTGTATTTTTCTGCAGTTTTATTACTATTGTAACATTACAGCTCAACAAGCTTGCATTTATAATGTATTCCCTCGGCTGAGAATCTGTATCACTCATAGATTCGCTATTGACTATAGAGCAACATTTACAAAGGAGGTAATTAGTAAATGGTGCTTCTTAGCCAATTTCAATCCGAAACTCTGAATATAACCTGCCCTGGACCAGGTTAGCCGTGCAGCATAAGTTACCGTGGTGATGTagccaggttaaaaaaaaaacacctttgtGACACTCTGGCTTTAGGCTCAACATACCTCGCTAACCCACTAATCTCACTTCAGGGTACACCCCTTAGGATGCCactctgctgtgtgtttgtgtgtgtatatagtacCTGTGGCTGGTTAGTAGAGTTAAGGATGAGGGCCCACAGGTCTGCCCGGAGCCCAGTGGAACAGCCCTGCCTACTGTACTGCTGCGCTGCTGCACTGTCCTGCTCCAACACCACTGgaacaaaaagagacaaaaagttAAGACACGAAAGAGAACAGGGGTGCATgttaaattaaatcaaattattattattttttattaagtaaaaacaaataataaatgcacttaattaaatgtaattaaCATGAATTGAGTTGAAATACATGCATTACATCAAATAATATTGAATTCATTAAGTTCAAATTAATTAAATTCATAAACACAtcaaataaattatattaaatcTATTTGAATTCAATGTAACTCAATACATTTGACTTGCCAACCAAGAATGCATCTGACCAACAAGAATTATTATAAAGTCTCATGATTTGCTGGCAGAATTACATAATATGTACAAACAGCAGCTGGGAAAATGTACACCTGCACGTCTTGAATGACCGCACAACAACAACGCTAAAACTGTTAAGAGGTGTGTTTTCAGGGATGACCTCCATTAGGACAGAAATAAAACGTCTTTCAACAGGGATCCAAAAAAACATAAGATAAATTGTGAAAACTACTACAAATATGTCATAACACTGATTAATCATATTCCTCTGTAAATTTATAAACATAAAAACTCAAAACAGACATTCCAATAATGGTAATTATTACATAACTTTCCAAAAAAGCACAGGCATGTGCTGGAAAACAACCTCTCCCATATCTCGATTCTACCCTGAATCTCTGTTGTGACAGTAGCCAAAAACACAAAGCCCTTGAATTAAGGTGCCGGCCAGTCATAAGATAAACGGATATACTTCACGGCTCTTAAATTTCCTTTTTGAGCGCACTTAACATTTGGCCGGGGCTACAAGTCAGAGCTCGGAAGCCAACACACAGCCAACCTATGGTGAAATAGTGGGCCAGGGCTTTGTGGCTGTGTATATAAAATACTGCTTGAGTTTTTAAGGCTCTTGTCAATTGATGTCTGATTGGTGCCCATAATAAGGTTGGTGTTTACACTGGATTCATAGCAGGGCAATGAGATAAGACATCTTTTGTGCCGATTACTTCACCTGAGACAGCGAAGAGGAGGATTCATTAATGGCAGGAGCTGACGTACGATATTTCTAAATATACTGGATGTATTCTTTCATGCACTCTATATGCAACTAATGTATCTTCACAACATCTTTATAGCAGTGGCTATAACAAGTATTCACCTCTCTCTTTCAGgtttcattctttttaaaagattatttagatatatttggatatatttacatttcttgACACTGATCTCCAGAAAAAAAACCTctgtaatgtaaaaaattaaaaccagaTCTGTAATGGTCTGAAGTAAGtacaaatataaaacacaaaactacaaaacaGAAGGCAGACTCCAGGCTGCAACTGTAGCCTCAGGTTCCTTAACTTAATATTGAGTTAAAGGGAGGGGACTAAATCAGCACTAATGATGACTAATGAATAATGATAATGTATTAATACTCCTGGAAGCCTCTGGTTGGTGCTTTTGGTTCCGAGTTGCGTCGGGTGCTTGGACCACGGTATACCTGCTTGCAGGTCTAGTATTTGTACTTAATTAATATCAATTTGTAGAGAAAATGTCCCACATGTATGCATTTACATACTgcaattaaataataaaataaaaataaaatacagaaatacatTTAGAAAATCTTTTAATCCAAGAACCAAACACTGACCTTTTTTCCCCATTTGAACATACTCATTTTCAAACAAGTCTGcacagaaagacagaacaaAACAGATACATTAACAATCACCTGGCAGTGGCTCAGTTTTTCAAACTAATGTTATCGCTTTGAtttacaaacacagagacagtgcATACAATTCTATTTAAAGCCTAAACACCAGGCTGTGACAATGTCAATATCTGGACTTAACAGAGATATTGTTTGAGAAAACCCAGACAGCCGTGTAGCACAAGAGAGGCCAGAGTGGTATACACACCATTAAACCCCAGTGTTCATTAggtaaacactttttttttgttattcctgATTAATTACTGCAGAACAAATTTGTTTAGGCTTGATATTAAAAGGCTGCTGAAtggacatctttttttttattaccaatCATATATTATATGCAACATAATCGATAGGACAAAAAGTCCTCTAAAAGTGAAATACTATGAATAGCCATTTAAGCTGCCCAATGTCCAAACCAGTATCACAACTGGAAATTGTTCAGCTACACATTGTCCTGCATGCTACGTGTCATGCTGACAAGATGCCGAAACCATGGAACTAGCTGGcttattaaaggaatagtttaacatttaaGAATATATGgccatttgctttcttgccaacaGTTACATGAGACGATCAATACCCCACTCAGACATGTGAGTGGTATCTTCTTCTAATCTACCTCTCAGAAAGAAAATAtctaagtgtatttcccaaaatgtcaaactattcctttaactacGATGGCACATGAAGAAGTGTATTTGCACTTTTTGTGAATACCTGGATGAATGTGTGCATGGTCATCAATCCCCAACTGCCCAGAGGTCAGGTTCAGCTCTGAGTAGGCTTGTCTCTAAGAGtttaacacaaaaaacaaacacatatcaCATACGTTGCTTTCAAATCCATTGTGCATTTTCTGGGGCAGCAGATAGATACACACAGATGACCAATCGCAATGAACCAGACATCCACATGTGTCCATACCAGCTGTGGGATGTCCCTGACATTGAGGGGAACCTGGATGAGACCCCAGTGGCTCCTGACACTGACGTCCTCGCTGCTATCATGATTCGGGTTCTGCAAGCTGATTAACACCTGGGTAGAAAGCAATAATTTACAAATGTACCATAAAggaattcatttttttcttaaaattccAGTTCTTCTTTAACTTAAATAAACTACACTGAATACTAatacggtaacactttacttgaaggtatctacataagagtgacatgacacatgaaccctaaccctaaccctaactctaaccctaaccctaaccataacttgtcatgacaaaaaccgaattgACTTACTAAAaaaagcgttatgtcataaacgtttatgacttgtttataatgtttatgacacgttcatgacagtatcatgtcactcttagataccttcaagtaaagtgtaaccactAATACTCTGAGCTGCAAGAAATCTGCTTACCTCCAGAAAGTCTTTAGGGGCATATACAGGCCTAAAGCGAGTTAAATCTGAAGAGACACAAAGGCATTAATGTATCTCTACAATACATTAGTTGACAGTACCACTTACTGTACAGAGGACACTTTATAAGTGGTGCTTCCAGCTGATACATGGACACAATGTTTACATATGTGCTATTCCAGAACAGGTTTAGGAGCTGTAAATCCTAGACTACACAAATGAATCCAACCATGAAGTCCATTTAATCAACTTGAACTTGAATTTACTTCACAACGCATTTGTGACAATCAACTTCAATTTGGAAACTTCTACAAAAGTGAAAAGAACGGTACAGGACAGCTGAGGCACATTTCAGCCAGCTTTAAGTGGGACTTCCATGCACTGTCTTTGTAGCGTGGTAAGCAATTTAAAGTGCTATGTAATCCCTAGAACGAGGGCACATTAAGGTTTGGACAGAAGGAGGGGTGCTGCTCGTTATCACAGCTCCGTCCAAGAGTCTGGACAGCTTCTATATTCCCAATCCAAAGTGTTTATAACCGGGGGACGGCACATCTTAAATGTTATTAAATGGCAGTGAGCTGTGATAGCATTGTTAGGACACAAGGTTACCGTGTTCTTTGTAAAAGTACTGGCTTGAAGTGCAAATGGTTGGTTCCTTGAGAGGTTTTCATTGTTGTCTTCTGAGACTAAATGATAATGCTGTTTTTatctacaaaaataaaatatcaatatACTGTAAGCATTCCTTCTACAAATGCACTTTTAACATACACTTAAGCCCAAAGGCTGTGCTTTCAACCTTTGAAGCCTGATATAGGCAAGAAGAAGACAGAACACCAGAATCAACATCTGGAAACCATATTATATACTTTTCAGATGTTGCAGAGTCAAGCCCAGTCCCTAAGAGAACCCTGGATAAATACCAGATAAAGTGCAAACATGGAAGTGGTAAATCTGGTTCAAAGATGTGTTAAGCTGATACACCAGTGTCTGACTGATGCACCAGCGCACAGACGCATCAACACTAATCTTTCATAAAAGGCAGATTGCTCAGGGGCCAAACCCCTGGGTAATGTCTAGAGACCTGGTTCATCTGTGCCCATCTCGTTCCATTTGTTGGTGAGCTCCTTCTGCTCCACTGGGGGCCTCTGCGGAGTGGGCGGAAAGAGGAGATTTCAACAAACAAATGCCATACAGCCAAAACAGAACCAATCTTGGAAATGTCAAATCTGAAATGTGGTCATAAATACAATTGTGTGGGCACAGAACCAAATAATAAAACTGATTTCAAACAGCACCGCCTGCTAATTACCAGTCTGCAGCTACAGAAGCATTGCTAACTTTTTCTGACTAGCTCTTGTCCAAAACTGATACAGGCTAAAATATGCTTCTTGCATTATGCAAAATTGAAGGCTTTTGCATAGAACTTGAATTAAGTAATGTAATTATTCTATGTTAGCTGTGATTGACAATATTTTAGATACCATGCGAGCCAGAGGCACTCCAAGCTCTGTACTCATGCTGTTCAGGCTTTTGAGGACACGCTTTTCCCAGCTGGCCTGTGTaagagagcacacacacacacacacacaaacatttggcTTCAGATACCATGTTACAAATACCTAGGTTATAAAAAACAGGCGCTACATCTCTGAAATCGGTCAGTCAAACAGTCAAATAGGTAGAAAAACAAGTGAGGAGTGACGGAGATAAGAGGAGACAGACTGACCTGTGCCTTGCGCATGTAGGCCAGCGGCTCTTTGAGATGCTCTGGAGGAGCCGTGGGATGGCTCGGGGGCAGTTGGCTAGAATAAGCAAACAAGAGAGGGGGCGAAGAGCTTTACAGTACAATAGAAGAAGAATTTATACAAGTAAATGCCACTGTGTTCATGAGGGATTGAAGCCACTATGAACACAAACAATTATATACTTTAGTAAGTGCTTGACAGAAGTAAACGGTCAAACAAAAAGCAAATCAAATAttgagatttttcttaaaaacagGCAGTCAGTCACCATTAGTGTCCTGTGCATTAAGTTCAGATGAGTCAGAACACATCTCCACCAGATGCAGCACGTCTCATGGCTTTTCCAACTAAGCATGCTCAGGGCATATTGAATGACTCAAGGTCTAAGTGCGTTAAACAACATTCAACCTAATCTAAACACCTATAAGAGCACATAGGGCTGAGTAATGGTCAAAAGAAGGAGGTATTAGTCAAAGTTATGTCATCCTTTAAAAGCAAAGCATTAAGCGTCCTATGTTTCAGTCTGAGGCTCAAGAGAGCATGAGGGTAGGTTACCCTCAAAGGTAAGAGAGCACAGTTGAAGTACACAGTTGAACACTTTTCAAAGCTGTTTATTGAAGTTCAAAGAGTTTTACATCTATTCAGCTATTTGAATTTAATCAAGATTACTAGAGAGAACTAAAAGGGCACATAAATATGGATTATTATTATGGAGTAATTAGCAGTGATCTCTTAATAGCCTCaaattcagtgttttttttgccaaaataaCTAAAGTGAACATATAAAGCCAATAATACTGAAAGGGGaaggagacaaaaacaagaaataatgtCAGATAACAATGTGAGGTACAACTATTTGTACAAGAATTGGTGCCAGGCAACTTTGCATCCAAATTATCTATAATACCCAAAACTCAACACACCCAGAGTTTGATACTTAGAAGCTTTATCATAATTCTTACACATATCCCACTCTCTTTGGCTGAGCCAACCTGTGTAAACAATGTGCAGtatatgcaaaaaaataaagactTTTTCTAGCATATAACAATGCTTCACCTCCCCGGTGGGATGTTTATCAAGTTAAATGCATGCTCACAAGTGAAATGAACTATTACAATAAACACTTATGTTTCATGGAGTACCATGGATGTAGTTGTACATACTCAACTCTAGAAACATCCATGTATCACCCAGAGGACCTGGTAGCtcttaatatgtgtgtgtgtgtgtgtgtgtgtgtgtgtgtgtgtgtgtgtgtgtgtgtgtgtgcattagcTTTTACTTGTTATCTATGTTGCTCTTAGATCCCAGAATAATAGTAAaagttaaaggaacatgccgacttattgggactttagcttattcaccgtaacccccagagttagataagtcgatacatacccttctcatctccgtgcgtggtgtaacgctgtctgacagctccaccggtagcttagcctagcacagatcatgcaggtgaatggttccagtaaccCTATTGctccgaattgtgacaaaagtgacaaaataacgccaccatgttcctatttacatgttgtgatttgtagagtcacagcgtgtacaaaaaacaacgtaacatgagacatagccatcttctaaccgtaaacaaaccgggaactatattctcagacaggcttgctgcaaagcaaatcattccgcccaagtactatattcttccgcctgagaatatagtacccggtttgtttacggttagaagatggctgtgtctcatgttacgttgttttttgtaaacgctgtgactctacaaatcacaacatgtaaataggaacatgttgccgttattttgtcacttattgggagccgtaggattactggaaccattcacctgcatgttatgtgctggcctgatgctgctggaaccgtcagacagccttacaacacgcacggagatgagaagggtatgtatcgacttgtctaactctgggggttacggtgaataagctaaattcccaataagtcggcgtgttcctttaagtgtcAAACTTGAGAATCTTTAGGCCACTCTTTTTCTATTAGTGCACAATATTATGATTCAGGTTAAACACATAGGTgtgttttacataaaaaatatgCTAAGGTCCTAAAGGTGTTACAGACATTTTCACCCAC
The sequence above is drawn from the Sander lucioperca isolate FBNREF2018 chromosome 17, SLUC_FBN_1.2, whole genome shotgun sequence genome and encodes:
- the tbc1d19 gene encoding TBC1 domain family member 19; the encoded protein is MEEGSELSLTIAQIVQRLKGSHLHSQIERQAKECLHQPEIKLESLKEDVRSFLKTSGWERQLQNAVYRELHVQLPPSHPTAPPEHLKEPLAYMRKAQASWEKRVLKSLNSMSTELGVPLARMRPPVEQKELTNKWNEMGTDEPDLTRFRPVYAPKDFLEVLISLQNPNHDSSEDVSVRSHWGLIQVPLNVRDIPQLRQAYSELNLTSGQLGIDDHAHIHPDLFENEYVQMGKKVVLEQDSAAAQQYSRQGCSTGLRADLWALILNSTNQPQDVMHYEQLTAGVIQHDLLVDNLIYKDVKLTASNDDYYFVFEDFLYQVLLCFSRDTAVLEHFKYNSATPPKSFIQGRGGDEECAVVYPPNGVIPFHGFSMYVAPLCFLYNEPSKLYSVFREMYIRYFFRLHSISSSPSGIVSLCLQFERLLQSHLPQLFYHLRQIGAQPLRIAFKWMVRAFSGYLSTDQLLLLWDRILGYDSLEVVAVLAAAVFAFRAENLMEVTSLASAEAVLADLSTLKVMPLIQIFLFATAI